One Pyrococcus furiosus DSM 3638 genomic region harbors:
- a CDS encoding nickel-dependent hydrogenase large subunit: MKKVEYWVKIPFGPIHPGLEEPEKFIITLDGERIVNVDVKLGYNLRGVQWIGMRRNYVQIMYLAERMCGICSFSHNHTYVRAVEEMAGIEVPERAEYIRVIVGELERIHSHLLNLGVVGHDIGYDTVLHLTWLARERVMDVLEAVSGNRVNYSMVTIGGVRRDIGEKQKRLILDMIKYYREVLPQIEDVFLHDSTIEARLRDVAVVPKKLAIEMGAVGPTARGSGIKEDSRWSEQLGVYPDLGIKPVTPEDVTGEKARGDVYDRMAVRIGELWMSLDLLEHALDQMPEGKIKTFPKDNILVAKLKLLGDGEGIGRYEAPRGELVHYVRGQKGRDGPVRWKPREPTFPNLFTIAKALEGNELADLVVAIASIDPCLSCTDRVAIVKEGKKVVLTEKDLLKLSIEKTKEINPNVKGDPTPTGIGCSRGV, from the coding sequence ATGAAGAAGGTCGAATATTGGGTTAAAATCCCCTTTGGTCCCATTCATCCAGGATTAGAAGAGCCAGAAAAGTTCATCATAACCCTAGATGGAGAGAGAATAGTAAACGTTGATGTAAAGCTTGGATATAACCTCAGAGGTGTGCAATGGATAGGAATGAGAAGAAACTACGTCCAGATCATGTATCTGGCAGAGAGAATGTGTGGAATTTGCTCCTTTTCCCATAACCACACATACGTAAGAGCTGTTGAAGAGATGGCCGGAATAGAGGTTCCAGAGAGAGCAGAATATATCAGAGTTATAGTGGGGGAGCTCGAGAGAATTCACTCCCACCTCTTGAATCTCGGAGTAGTGGGGCACGACATTGGATATGACACAGTCCTCCATCTAACATGGTTGGCTAGAGAAAGAGTAATGGATGTCCTAGAAGCTGTTAGTGGAAACAGAGTTAACTACTCCATGGTAACCATTGGAGGAGTCAGAAGGGATATAGGAGAGAAACAAAAACGACTAATTTTGGATATGATAAAATACTACAGAGAGGTTCTCCCACAAATAGAAGACGTTTTTCTCCATGACTCAACAATTGAGGCAAGATTAAGGGATGTTGCAGTTGTTCCAAAAAAGCTTGCAATAGAGATGGGTGCCGTTGGCCCAACGGCGAGAGGAAGTGGGATTAAAGAGGATTCTAGATGGAGTGAGCAACTAGGAGTTTATCCCGACCTGGGAATAAAACCAGTAACGCCCGAAGACGTTACTGGAGAAAAGGCCAGAGGAGATGTTTATGACAGAATGGCCGTAAGAATTGGGGAGCTATGGATGAGTTTAGATTTGCTGGAACATGCACTCGATCAGATGCCGGAAGGAAAGATAAAAACATTCCCCAAAGACAATATCTTAGTCGCTAAGCTGAAGCTCCTTGGAGATGGAGAAGGAATAGGAAGGTACGAAGCTCCTAGAGGAGAGCTAGTCCACTACGTGAGAGGACAAAAGGGAAGAGATGGGCCTGTAAGGTGGAAACCAAGAGAGCCAACCTTCCCGAATCTATTCACAATCGCAAAGGCTCTAGAAGGAAATGAGCTTGCGGACTTAGTTGTTGCCATAGCTTCAATAGATCCATGTCTAAGCTGTACAGACAGAGTAGCCATAGTAAAAGAAGGAAAGAAGGTAGTTCTAACTGAAAAGGATCTATTAAAGCTTTCTATTGAAAAGACAAAGGAGATCAACCCAAACGTAAAGGGAGATCCTACACCTACTGGAATTGGATGTTCTAGGGGGGTGTGA
- a CDS encoding respiratory chain complex I subunit 1 family protein, which translates to MKIVYGVIGLILIYIYVSVVSLLFSGIDRKLVARMQRRIGPPILQPFYDFLKLMSKETIIPKTANFMFKAAPILMLATVIALLAYTPLGFPPIFGTKGDIIVFIYLLTLADFFLVVGVMSSGSPYGRIGAARGIALLVSREPAMMLGVFAVMWAISKLGVEKPFSLSSLYEHTIWDFGPVAWVAGVVLIYVFMAWLASEIEVGFFNIPEAEQEIAEGTLVEYSGRYLGIIKLAESIKEFIAASLVVAVLFPWQLNIPGVQGYLINLLLHTLKVFIVLLVSKTIFRTITGRLKISQAVNLLWTRVFTASVIGALLLALGVML; encoded by the coding sequence ATGAAAATTGTATATGGAGTTATTGGCTTAATCCTCATTTACATTTACGTTTCCGTAGTTTCACTTTTATTTAGTGGTATAGATAGAAAGCTTGTAGCTAGAATGCAGAGGAGAATAGGGCCTCCAATTTTACAGCCCTTCTATGACTTTCTTAAGCTCATGAGCAAGGAAACAATAATACCTAAGACAGCAAACTTCATGTTTAAGGCAGCTCCAATTTTAATGCTTGCGACAGTAATAGCACTTTTAGCCTACACCCCTCTAGGATTTCCACCAATATTTGGGACAAAGGGAGATATAATAGTCTTCATATATCTTTTGACCTTAGCTGACTTCTTCTTAGTTGTGGGTGTCATGAGCTCAGGGAGTCCCTACGGAAGAATAGGTGCCGCAAGAGGGATCGCACTATTAGTGTCAAGAGAGCCAGCGATGATGCTTGGAGTATTTGCGGTAATGTGGGCGATATCAAAACTTGGTGTTGAAAAACCCTTCAGCTTATCGAGCCTATATGAACACACCATATGGGATTTTGGTCCAGTCGCTTGGGTCGCTGGAGTTGTATTAATATACGTCTTCATGGCTTGGCTAGCCAGCGAGATAGAGGTTGGGTTCTTTAACATACCAGAGGCAGAACAAGAAATTGCAGAGGGGACTTTAGTAGAGTACAGTGGAAGATACCTGGGCATAATAAAACTTGCCGAGTCTATTAAAGAGTTTATAGCGGCTTCACTAGTAGTTGCAGTTTTATTCCCATGGCAACTTAACATCCCAGGTGTTCAGGGATACCTAATAAACCTCTTGCTCCACACGCTAAAGGTGTTCATCGTTCTTCTAGTCTCCAAGACGATATTCAGAACTATAACAGGCAGACTGAAGATCAGCCAAGCAGTAAATCTCCTCTGGACTAGGGTGTTTACCGCGAGTGTTATTGGTGCTCTACTTCTTGCATTGGGGGTGATGCTATGA
- a CDS encoding 4Fe-4S dicluster domain-containing protein has product MIRLPLLPTVIKNLFKKPATNPFPKTEPVPVPEDFRGKLVYNVDKCVGCRMCVTVCPAGVFVYLPEIRKVTLWIGRCVMCKQCVDVCPTAALQMSDEFLLASYDKYDAKLIYLTPEEAEDIKKKLEEANKAKAEKQASK; this is encoded by the coding sequence ATGATTAGACTTCCGCTCCTCCCAACCGTAATTAAAAACCTCTTCAAGAAACCTGCAACTAATCCTTTCCCAAAGACTGAACCAGTTCCAGTTCCTGAGGATTTCAGAGGAAAGCTAGTATACAATGTGGATAAGTGTGTAGGATGTAGGATGTGTGTAACAGTTTGTCCTGCAGGAGTCTTTGTTTATCTCCCAGAAATAAGAAAGGTCACTCTATGGATAGGAAGATGTGTCATGTGTAAGCAGTGTGTTGATGTCTGCCCAACGGCGGCTCTTCAAATGAGCGATGAATTCCTACTGGCCAGCTACGACAAATATGATGCCAAGCTTATCTACCTAACCCCAGAAGAAGCAGAAGATATTAAGAAAAAGCTAGAAGAAGCGAATAAGGCAAAGGCTGAAAAGCAAGCTTCTAAGTGA
- a CDS encoding phosphoadenosine phosphosulfate reductase family protein, whose translation MFNIIVRARKDAKAIQYINERNYGGWFKVSSLGGGRKFEEVVDNLREALESSYIPILLFGEKEKELAEDVSREIKGPYYTRILRTKRVRNMRVDELYENIEEIKARFRLGVSWVNNGYLFDPQNTMGIELHPDYDIYFAFGKGFRRNMIKLLGVDPGDFALVLRKTMNREEYYSGPNKIAEIEKVIGKPTDVKWRIPAVMPVSLEDSLTLNVEYIEAFEKASMEFLSKFQDKDVIVPWSGGKDSTAALILASKVFDDVTAVYVKMEYEMPLTDEYIEKVAKKLGINLIETKVPMPIEKFGLPTHSNRWCTKMKVEALYNAVAEFRDPVLVVGDRDSESARRRLKPPVIERKTPVGNILEIMPIKFWSGAMVQLYILMNKLELHPLYCEGFYRLGCTVCPSLAHWEIILLKELNFLPKIMEKKLKELESASKDEA comes from the coding sequence ATGTTCAACATAATAGTTAGAGCTAGGAAAGATGCCAAGGCAATACAATACATAAATGAAAGAAACTATGGAGGATGGTTCAAAGTTTCAAGTTTAGGGGGAGGAAGAAAATTTGAAGAAGTAGTAGATAATCTAAGAGAGGCCCTGGAAAGCTCATACATCCCAATTCTTCTCTTTGGGGAAAAAGAAAAAGAGCTTGCTGAAGATGTGAGTAGAGAAATTAAAGGACCATACTACACTAGGATTCTTAGGACGAAGAGAGTTAGAAACATGAGAGTTGATGAACTATATGAGAACATAGAAGAAATTAAGGCAAGATTTAGGTTGGGTGTGTCCTGGGTAAATAACGGTTACCTCTTTGATCCTCAAAACACAATGGGAATAGAACTTCATCCAGACTATGACATCTACTTTGCCTTTGGCAAGGGATTTAGAAGGAACATGATAAAGCTATTGGGTGTAGACCCAGGGGACTTTGCATTAGTGCTGAGAAAGACAATGAACAGGGAAGAATATTATTCAGGGCCAAACAAGATTGCAGAAATCGAGAAAGTTATTGGAAAACCAACAGATGTAAAGTGGAGAATCCCCGCAGTCATGCCAGTATCATTAGAAGATTCCCTTACCCTGAACGTGGAATACATAGAGGCATTTGAGAAAGCCAGCATGGAGTTCCTTTCAAAGTTTCAAGATAAGGATGTAATTGTTCCATGGAGTGGAGGAAAAGATTCAACAGCTGCTCTAATTCTTGCAAGTAAGGTGTTTGACGATGTTACTGCAGTCTATGTAAAGATGGAATATGAAATGCCTCTAACTGATGAATACATTGAAAAGGTAGCCAAAAAGCTGGGGATAAATCTCATTGAAACAAAAGTTCCAATGCCAATAGAAAAGTTTGGATTGCCCACCCACTCAAACAGATGGTGTACTAAAATGAAAGTTGAGGCCCTATATAATGCAGTGGCAGAGTTCAGGGATCCCGTGTTAGTGGTGGGAGATAGAGACTCGGAAAGTGCAAGAAGAAGATTAAAGCCTCCAGTAATTGAGAGAAAAACTCCAGTTGGAAACATTCTGGAAATCATGCCCATAAAGTTCTGGAGCGGTGCAATGGTTCAGCTCTATATACTCATGAACAAACTCGAATTACATCCCCTATACTGCGAAGGTTTTTATAGGCTAGGATGCACAGTTTGTCCAAGCTTAGCTCACTGGGAAATAATTCTCCTCAAAGAGCTAAACTTCTTGCCAAAAATTATGGAAAAGAAATTAAAAGAATTAGAATCTGCGTCTAAAGACGAGGCCTAG
- a CDS encoding S16 family serine protease, with amino-acid sequence MRGKILSFLIVLTLLALPTTAQCPSLGRTVVLKAPAVSMTSTGEMIGVPTEFVITVAPGSGHVYVETWPLTEVDMQASARLAAEIAGVVTGKDMSKYDVFIQVRADSPIIGGPSAGGTMTVGIIAALMGWDVRSDVMMTGMINPDGSIGPVGGILEKASAAHQAGAKIFLIPKGQRIQVVTETQKKQIGPITQITTTQRKVDVVEYAQERWGLKVIEISDIYEAVYYFTGHKLEKPQPPQNVVISTSFLEGEAKSDYEETLQYYNTISNKLKNSEVGYTTYSYLKAALDNAKSTLDNAKNALDSGKYYTAMSLSFQARIVIRHVDWYIDLYEGKDIEDIFSEVKDEIDRIESYISNLTIRGVTMLQAVAAAETRIEEAKEYLKEAQISYYNQDYWNAIGDAAYSYERARTAELWAELGEKYGRGEEISREAIKKAARTQLDNARLIVTYITSMFGEQNLQDLVDTLNKGEAYYEDGKYSAALFSAMEARIRGEVILDTIGIDNVTVLKEKLEDIKESAKGAIALAQSGGTIPLLSMAYYEFAESYEAKGDLEDLITAMIFYQYARETAMIFVSWKSQENTEVSTETEIITTSTTTSTSTQTTTTQQTTTTTEQICGPGVLVALSLLGLVFRRRF; translated from the coding sequence ATGAGAGGAAAAATACTATCTTTTTTAATAGTTCTTACGCTACTTGCTCTTCCCACAACGGCTCAGTGTCCTTCTCTAGGAAGAACAGTTGTTCTCAAAGCACCAGCAGTTTCCATGACCTCAACCGGGGAAATGATTGGAGTACCAACTGAATTTGTCATAACAGTAGCTCCTGGAAGTGGCCATGTATACGTTGAAACTTGGCCATTGACGGAAGTGGATATGCAGGCCTCTGCAAGGTTAGCTGCAGAGATTGCAGGAGTTGTGACTGGAAAGGATATGAGCAAGTACGACGTCTTCATCCAGGTTAGAGCAGACTCTCCAATAATTGGAGGGCCTTCTGCAGGAGGAACAATGACTGTAGGAATAATTGCAGCACTAATGGGGTGGGATGTTAGAAGTGATGTGATGATGACTGGAATGATAAATCCTGACGGGAGCATAGGACCAGTGGGTGGAATTTTAGAAAAAGCCTCTGCCGCTCATCAGGCTGGTGCAAAGATTTTTCTAATTCCAAAGGGTCAAAGAATCCAAGTTGTCACAGAGACCCAGAAAAAGCAGATTGGGCCTATTACTCAGATAACAACTACTCAAAGAAAGGTAGATGTTGTGGAATATGCCCAGGAGAGATGGGGATTAAAAGTAATTGAAATCAGCGATATTTATGAGGCAGTGTACTACTTTACTGGGCACAAGCTTGAAAAGCCTCAACCTCCACAAAATGTTGTTATAAGCACTTCTTTCTTAGAGGGAGAAGCAAAAAGTGATTATGAAGAAACCCTCCAATATTACAATACAATTAGCAATAAACTAAAGAATAGTGAAGTGGGGTACACTACATATAGTTATTTAAAGGCTGCTTTAGACAATGCCAAATCAACGTTAGATAACGCTAAGAATGCTCTCGACAGTGGAAAATATTACACCGCCATGAGTCTCAGCTTTCAAGCTAGGATTGTCATTAGACATGTTGATTGGTATATAGACCTCTATGAAGGAAAAGACATTGAAGACATATTCTCTGAAGTTAAGGATGAGATTGACAGAATCGAAAGTTATATTTCAAACCTCACAATTAGAGGAGTAACAATGCTTCAGGCGGTAGCTGCAGCGGAAACGAGAATCGAAGAGGCTAAGGAATATCTAAAAGAAGCTCAAATTTCTTATTATAACCAAGATTACTGGAATGCAATAGGTGATGCGGCATACTCTTATGAAAGGGCCAGAACAGCTGAACTTTGGGCCGAGTTAGGAGAAAAATATGGAAGAGGAGAAGAAATATCGAGGGAAGCTATAAAGAAAGCGGCAAGAACTCAATTGGACAATGCACGATTAATAGTCACTTACATCACTTCAATGTTTGGAGAGCAAAATCTTCAAGATCTTGTAGACACTCTCAACAAAGGAGAAGCCTACTATGAAGATGGAAAGTACTCTGCGGCTTTGTTCTCTGCCATGGAGGCGAGAATTAGGGGAGAAGTAATTCTTGACACAATTGGAATTGACAATGTGACGGTCCTTAAGGAAAAGCTTGAAGACATCAAAGAAAGCGCTAAGGGTGCCATTGCCTTAGCACAGTCAGGTGGAACAATTCCTCTACTTTCAATGGCCTATTATGAATTTGCTGAAAGCTATGAAGCTAAAGGAGATTTAGAAGATCTTATAACAGCAATGATATTCTATCAATACGCTAGGGAAACAGCAATGATTTTCGTAAGCTGGAAGTCTCAAGAGAACACTGAAGTTTCAACAGAAACGGAGATTATAACAACATCTACCACCACTTCAACATCCACTCAAACCACCACTACTCAACAAACTACTACAACTACAGAACAAATTTGTGGTCCTGGGGTGCTAGTTGCATTGTCCCTTCTAGGCCTCGTCTTTAGACGCAGATTCTAA
- a CDS encoding DUF4870 domain-containing protein, protein MESGNTSLGLNENVEAALAYAGAFISGIVLLILEKESEFVRFHAMQSTVTFLGLLALDLLLGWIPIFGFVFDFVIKIVAIVAWIVGIVKAYQGERFKFPIAGDLAEHFLPKV, encoded by the coding sequence ATGGAAAGCGGAAATACATCTCTTGGCTTAAACGAAAATGTTGAAGCAGCTCTAGCATATGCAGGGGCATTTATCAGTGGAATAGTGTTGTTGATTTTAGAAAAGGAGAGTGAGTTTGTGAGATTTCACGCCATGCAGTCAACGGTTACATTTTTAGGACTTCTAGCTCTAGATCTCCTTCTTGGCTGGATTCCCATATTTGGTTTTGTTTTTGATTTTGTGATTAAGATTGTAGCAATAGTGGCTTGGATAGTGGGTATTGTCAAAGCCTATCAAGGAGAAAGGTTTAAGTTCCCAATAGCTGGGGACTTAGCTGAACATTTCCTTCCAAAAGTTTAG
- the coaBC gene encoding bifunctional phosphopantothenoylcysteine decarboxylase/phosphopantothenate--cysteine ligase CoaBC, whose product MLHHVKLIYATKSRKLVGKKIVLAIPGSIAAVECVKLARELIRHGAEVHAVMSEAATKIIHPYAMEFATGNPVITEITGFIEHVELAGEHENKADLILVCPATANTISKIACGIDDTPVTTVVTTAFPHIPIMIAPAMHETMYRHPIVRENIERLKKLGVEFIGPRIEEGKAKVASIDEIVYRVIKKLHKKTLEGKRVLVTAGATREYIDPIRFITNASSGKMGVALAEEADFRGAEVTLIRTKGSVKSFVENQIEVETVEEMLSAIENELRSKKYDVVIMAAAVSDFRPKIKAEGKIKSDRSITIELVPNPKIIDRIKEIQPNVFLVGFKAETSKEKLIEEGKRQIERAKADLVVGNTLEAFGSEENQVVLIGRDFTKELPKMKKRELAERIWDEIEKLLS is encoded by the coding sequence ATGCTTCACCACGTCAAGCTAATCTACGCCACAAAAAGTCGAAAGCTAGTTGGAAAAAAGATAGTTCTCGCAATCCCAGGGAGTATTGCAGCTGTGGAATGTGTAAAGCTTGCTAGGGAACTAATTAGGCATGGGGCCGAAGTTCATGCAGTGATGAGTGAGGCAGCCACCAAGATAATTCATCCTTATGCAATGGAATTTGCCACGGGAAATCCAGTCATAACTGAGATCACTGGATTTATCGAGCATGTTGAGTTAGCAGGGGAACATGAGAATAAAGCAGATTTAATTTTGGTTTGTCCTGCCACTGCCAACACAATTAGTAAGATTGCATGTGGAATAGATGATACTCCAGTAACTACAGTCGTGACCACAGCATTTCCCCACATTCCAATTATGATAGCCCCAGCAATGCATGAGACAATGTACAGGCATCCCATAGTAAGGGAGAACATTGAAAGGTTAAAGAAGCTTGGCGTTGAGTTTATAGGACCAAGAATTGAGGAGGGAAAGGCAAAAGTTGCAAGCATTGATGAAATAGTTTACAGAGTTATTAAAAAGCTCCACAAAAAAACATTGGAAGGGAAGAGAGTCCTAGTAACGGCGGGAGCAACAAGAGAGTACATAGATCCAATAAGATTCATAACAAATGCCAGCAGTGGAAAAATGGGAGTAGCGTTGGCTGAAGAAGCAGATTTTAGAGGAGCTGAGGTTACCCTCATAAGAACAAAGGGAAGTGTAAAGAGCTTTGTAGAAAATCAAATTGAAGTTGAGACAGTGGAAGAAATGCTTTCAGCGATTGAAAATGAGTTGAGGAGTAAAAAGTATGACGTAGTTATTATGGCAGCTGCTGTAAGCGATTTTAGGCCAAAAATTAAAGCAGAGGGAAAAATTAAAAGCGATAGATCAATAACGATAGAGCTCGTTCCAAATCCCAAAATCATTGATAGAATAAAGGAAATTCAACCAAATGTCTTTCTTGTTGGATTTAAAGCAGAAACTTCAAAAGAAAAGCTTATAGAAGAAGGTAAAAGGCAGATTGAGAGGGCCAAGGCTGACTTAGTCGTTGGTAACACATTGGAAGCCTTTGGAAGCGAGGAAAACCAAGTAGTATTAATTGGCAGAGATTTCACAAAAGAACTTCCAAAAATGAAAAAGAGAGAGTTAGCAGAGAGAATTTGGGATGAGATAGAGAAATTACTGTCCTGA